DNA from Brevinema andersonii:
TTTTGAGAATTTCGCTGCCAGGAATATCAGCTACAGCATTGTGGATTGCTTGATATACTTTACCTAAAGGAATACTTCGTTGAGAGAGTTTTTCGGGATCAACAGCCACGAGATATTGAAAATTTCGTTTCCCTAAAATTGACAATTCCTCAGTATGATTGATCTGGTGCACTGCCGTTTCAGATTCTTTAGTTACTTCCCGTACTTTTATTGGACTTTCTCCTGAAATATGAATCGATATTGCAGGACTATCATTAGGAGTAAACAACCGAAATTCAGGTTTCTGGACCTCATTTGGAAAATCAATCTCATTTACAGCATTTTGGACTTTTTGAAATACATCATTTAAGGTGTCATAATATTCTCGCTTCACAGAAAGAAGCATAAAGCCAACATTTTTTTTTTTGCAATAGCAGAACTCTTTTTTATAGACGAAATAGCATTAATTTTTTCTGGATGGATGTCATGCGAAGTTTGATTTGGCACTTTAAAAGAAATCCCTTTTCCTAAGCAGCAGGCTTATGCA
Protein-coding regions in this window:
- a CDS encoding efflux RND transporter permease subunit — translated: MLLSVKREYYDTLNDVFQKVQNAVNEIDFPNEVQKPEFRLFTPNDSPAISIHISGESPIKVREVTKESETAVHQINHTEELSILGKRNFQYLVAVDPEKLSQRSIPLGKVYQAIHNAVADIPGSEILKNGNLQNLNIVSCCCTQSSSKFQ